A genomic window from Onychostoma macrolepis isolate SWU-2019 chromosome 22, ASM1243209v1, whole genome shotgun sequence includes:
- the LOC131530289 gene encoding carcinoembryonic antigen-related cell adhesion molecule 1-like, whose translation MDSFDKLDDPVISSSGCKRKVKADTFSRSFAKAASYNAVFRAGAEGVSVMEGDPVTLNTDVTITPQQRIKWYFNDNRIAQIIGGQSSICTDAECPERFRDRLKLDHQTGSLIITDTRTTDSGFYRLQIVSNTISDKTFNVTVIGTSGADRDVFVMEGDSVTLCTDVKTNQYDRIKWFCNDTRIAQIIGGQSYICSDAECPERFRDRLNLDHQTGSLTIMNINITDAGQYRLQIINGSSSSSSSEKIFSVAVHDVSASERDEMKTKSVKAGESVTIDPGIGRKANNLMKWYFNDFPIAEITGDQSQICTDVQCDERFRDRLKLNNQTGSLTITDTRTTDSGLYKLEITSIRISIRRRRRRSISITREKSFSVLVTDSGLSSGAVAGIVVLLVAAAAAAAAAVAIYNRKKIYTLVNQNEHS comes from the exons ATGGACAGTTTCGACAAACTTGATGATcctgtgatatcttcttcagggTGTAAAAGGAAAGTAAAAGCTGACACGTTTTCACGGAGCTTTGCAAAAGCAGCGAGTTACAATG CTGTTTTCCGTGCTGGTGCAGAAGGAGTGTCTGTGATGGAGGGAGATCCAGTCACTCTAAACACTGATGTGACCATAACCCCACAACAAAGaataaaatggtattttaatgacaaCCGCATCGCTCAAATAATTGGAGGTCAGAGTTCCATCTGTACAGATGCTGAGTGTCccgagagattcagagacagactgaagctggatcatcagactggatctctgatcatcacagacaccagaaccacagactctggattTTATAGACTACAGATCGTTAGCAATACCATCAGTGACAAGACCTTCAATGTTACTGTCATTG gTACATCTGGTGCGGAtagagatgtgtttgtgatggagggagattcagtcactctatGCACTGATGTGAAAACAAACCAATATGACAGAATAAAATGGTTTTGTAATGACACTCGCATCGCTCAAATAATTGGAGGTCAGAGTTATATCTGTTCAGATGCTGAGTGTCCTGAGAGATTTAGAGACAGACTGAACCTagatcatcagactggatctctgaccatcatgaacaTCAACATCACAGATGCTGGACAATATAGACTACAAATCATCAACGGCAGCAGCAGTAGCAGCAGCAGTGAAAAGATCTTCAGTGTTGCTGTCCATG ATGTTTCTGCTTCTGAACGAGATGAAATGAAGACAAAGTCAGTGAAAGCGGGAGAATCTGTCACTATAGATCCTGGTATAGGCAGAAAAGCAAACAATTTGATGAAGTGGTATTTTAATGACTTTCCTATAGCTGAAATCACTGGAGATCAGAGCCAGATCtgtacagatgttcagtgtgatgagagattcagagacagactgaagctgaacaatcagactggatctctgaccatcacagacaccagaaccacagactctggactttataaaCTGGAGATCACTAGCATCAGAATCAGCATTCGCCGTCGTCGTCGTCGCAGCATCAGCATCACGCGTGAGAAAAGCTTCAGTGTTTTGGTCACTG ATTCAGGTTTGTCATCAGGTGCTGTAGCAGGAATAGTTGTTCTGCTTgtggctgctgctgctgctgctgctgctgctgttgcgaTTTATAATCGCAAAAAGATCTATACACTAGTAAACCAGAAC GAGCACTCATAG